Proteins encoded within one genomic window of Sulfurovum sp. XGS-02:
- a CDS encoding NAD(P)/FAD-dependent oxidoreductase, translating to MKKQKIEHSKPLIDHLYGEEQSGMSRRTALKVMGIGGAAGVMGMAPSSIAAAEAEAGVKSDKNAKILVVGAGAGGIMALARLRSALPNADITIIAPNEKHLYQPGQVFIGAGLYTFDDIVKDNKDFIADDVNWIKDEVASFDPDNNMVTTRAGEEVSYDYMVVATGIVYHYDWIKGLTEDDIGKNGIASVYLNNLEKGTADGGEITWKWFNELKKSAASGKRPTAIYTNPNTPIKCGGAPQKMLYLSADHLKKDGLSANYIYANSGSKLFSIPEIADALQKVQTRYDTITNKFRHNLVAIDVKNKMATFEETYEIKGEYDEDLGEYDISEETRMVDMSYDFIHIVPPMGPPQALVDSPLGWQKGSAKGWLEVDQVTLQHRRYKNVFGMGDVCGIPLGKTGGSARHHGPIVVGNLVAELEGKKLEEKFDGYTVCPMKVSYGEIIMPEFGYKGLIPTIPFLDPAKPRYFWWAFDLYQLKPMYWYLMLRGWF from the coding sequence ATGAAAAAGCAAAAGATTGAGCACAGCAAACCGCTTATAGATCATCTGTATGGTGAAGAACAAAGTGGGATGAGTAGAAGAACGGCACTAAAAGTGATGGGTATTGGAGGTGCAGCCGGTGTTATGGGTATGGCTCCTTCTTCTATAGCAGCTGCGGAAGCAGAAGCCGGAGTCAAGAGCGACAAGAATGCAAAGATACTGGTTGTAGGTGCAGGAGCGGGGGGAATCATGGCCCTTGCAAGACTGCGTAGTGCATTACCGAATGCAGATATAACCATTATCGCACCAAATGAGAAGCATCTTTACCAGCCGGGACAGGTCTTTATAGGTGCAGGGCTTTATACCTTCGATGACATCGTTAAAGATAATAAAGATTTTATTGCAGATGATGTCAATTGGATCAAAGATGAAGTCGCTTCTTTTGACCCGGATAATAATATGGTAACTACAAGAGCAGGTGAGGAGGTCTCTTATGATTATATGGTGGTGGCAACAGGTATAGTCTACCATTATGATTGGATCAAAGGTTTGACTGAAGATGATATCGGTAAAAACGGTATTGCTAGTGTCTATTTGAACAATCTTGAAAAAGGTACAGCAGATGGTGGTGAAATCACATGGAAATGGTTTAACGAACTGAAAAAATCAGCTGCTTCAGGAAAAAGACCAACAGCGATCTATACAAATCCAAATACACCTATTAAATGTGGGGGAGCACCGCAAAAAATGCTCTATCTTAGTGCAGACCATTTGAAAAAAGATGGTTTGAGTGCAAATTATATTTATGCGAACAGTGGTTCGAAGCTATTTAGTATACCTGAGATTGCAGATGCTTTACAGAAAGTACAAACAAGATATGACACGATCACTAACAAGTTCAGACATAATCTTGTTGCCATAGATGTAAAGAACAAAATGGCAACTTTTGAAGAGACCTATGAAATTAAAGGTGAGTACGATGAAGATCTAGGTGAATATGACATCTCTGAAGAGACCAGAATGGTTGATATGTCTTATGACTTTATTCATATCGTACCGCCAATGGGACCTCCTCAGGCTCTGGTTGATTCACCATTGGGTTGGCAAAAAGGTAGTGCGAAAGGCTGGCTGGAAGTAGACCAGGTCACGCTGCAGCACAGAAGATACAAAAATGTATTCGGTATGGGTGATGTCTGCGGTATACCTCTAGGTAAGACAGGAGGATCAGCAAGACATCATGGACCGATCGTTGTAGGTAACCTCGTTGCAGAACTGGAGGGCAAAAAACTTGAAGAAAAATTCGATGGATATACAGTGTGTCCGATGAAAGTATCCTATGGTGAGATTATTATGCCGGAATTTGGTTACAAGGGGCTCATACCAACGATACCGTTCCTGGATCCTGCAAAACCAAGATACTTCTGGTGGGCATTTGACCTTTATCAATTAAAACCGATGTACTGGTATCTGATGCTAAGAGGGTGGTTTTAG
- a CDS encoding hydrogenase small subunit, with amino-acid sequence MNGFDALYAKAKDRIRSLAELPSRKEVSIEEMLASKGIQRRDFMKWAAGVTAMLALPSQFTPLFAEAAKLADRVPLVWLHFAECTGCSESFIRSDAPTIDSLIFDYVSVEYHETLMAASGWQAEANLEHALEEYKGRYVLLAEGGIPTANHGKYLTLGAHGTTGVELITKAAKSAAAIFSIGTCASFGGIQAAAPNPTGAKGVDKVVSQPVINVPGCPPSAENIVGTLMHFLLFGTLPALDHYHRPKWAYGARIHDLCERRGHFDAGEFVESFGDEGAKEGWCLYKQGCKGPYTFNNCSTERFNQHVSWPVQAGHGCMGCSEPDFFDSMGPLLKPLNSHLIMGVNTTVDKLGTALLTATVVGIGAHAVASIFMNKNDEKEG; translated from the coding sequence ATGAATGGTTTTGATGCACTCTATGCGAAAGCAAAAGATCGTATTCGTTCACTGGCTGAGTTACCTTCTAGAAAAGAAGTGTCAATAGAAGAGATGCTGGCAAGTAAAGGTATCCAGCGACGTGACTTTATGAAGTGGGCTGCAGGTGTCACAGCGATGCTTGCATTACCGTCCCAGTTCACGCCTTTGTTTGCAGAGGCCGCAAAACTAGCAGACCGTGTACCGCTGGTCTGGCTCCATTTTGCAGAGTGTACAGGATGTAGTGAGTCGTTTATACGCTCCGATGCACCAACGATAGATTCACTGATCTTTGATTATGTCTCTGTTGAATATCATGAAACACTTATGGCTGCATCAGGGTGGCAGGCAGAGGCTAACCTTGAACATGCATTAGAAGAGTATAAAGGCCGTTATGTGTTACTTGCTGAAGGCGGTATACCAACAGCAAATCATGGTAAGTATTTGACACTGGGTGCCCATGGTACGACAGGAGTTGAGCTTATTACAAAAGCGGCTAAAAGTGCTGCAGCGATCTTTTCCATAGGTACTTGTGCGAGTTTCGGAGGTATCCAGGCAGCTGCACCTAATCCAACTGGTGCGAAAGGTGTGGACAAAGTGGTTTCACAACCGGTCATCAATGTACCAGGTTGTCCACCAAGTGCTGAAAATATAGTTGGGACGCTGATGCACTTCTTACTCTTTGGTACACTGCCGGCACTTGATCACTACCATCGTCCAAAATGGGCTTACGGTGCGCGTATTCATGATCTCTGTGAACGTCGTGGACATTTTGATGCCGGGGAGTTCGTAGAGAGTTTTGGTGATGAAGGTGCAAAAGAGGGATGGTGCCTCTATAAACAAGGATGTAAAGGACCTTACACTTTCAATAACTGTTCAACCGAACGGTTCAACCAGCATGTAAGTTGGCCGGTACAGGCAGGTCATGGATGTATGGGATGTTCTGAACCCGACTTTTTTGACAGCATGGGTCCACTGCTAAAACCGCTTAATTCGCATCTTATTATGGGTGTGAATACCACCGTTGACAAGCTTGGTACAGCACTATTAACAGCAACTGTTGTGGGAATTGGAGCACATGCTGTTGCAAGTATATTTATGAATAAAAACGATGAGAAGGAAGGATAG
- a CDS encoding nickel-dependent hydrogenase large subunit produces MANKRVVIDPITRIEGHLRVEVEVDENNVVQKAYSSSTLWRGIEVILKGRDPRDAGLMAQRICGVCTYSHYRAGIESVENALGIEIPYNAKLVRSLLNASLYMHDHVVHFYHLHGLDWVDVVSALSADPAKASKLAFKYSDMPIATGTDELTAVQKRVKEFVDKGQLGPFANAYWGNGTYKFSPEQNLIALSHYLKALEVQRVAAQMFAIFGAKQPHPQSLVVGGVTCVRDILSPTRLSQWREKYKIVKDFIDRAYQADIVMAADAYGSEETVLGGLGVKNFLAADEFVLNRTEYLFQGGYIKDGDLSQVFDIDETKIEEDVTHAWYKGNNPLHPYDGVTDPDYTGFIDGDTVNGEAKIINENEKYTWVKAPRYGTDAVEVGPLSCLLVNYARGNEKVQAEVNAFLKHTGLPLEALFTTLGRTAARMLQTKLISDNAITIFDSLVENVKTDESTYTKFEINPSIEYTGRFIGEVPRGVLSHWVRIKDGVIENYQAVVPTTWNAGPMDANGTIGPYEASLVGLKLEDPTKPLEVIRVIHSFDPCMSCAVHVIDMKGTEISEFKVNPISSGATC; encoded by the coding sequence ATGGCTAATAAACGTGTAGTTATTGATCCGATAACAAGAATTGAAGGACATCTGCGTGTTGAAGTAGAGGTTGATGAGAACAATGTAGTGCAAAAAGCCTATTCTTCATCCACCTTATGGAGAGGGATAGAGGTTATCCTTAAAGGACGTGATCCTCGTGATGCAGGTCTTATGGCACAACGTATTTGTGGTGTTTGTACCTATTCTCACTATAGAGCCGGTATTGAGTCTGTAGAAAATGCATTAGGTATAGAGATACCCTATAATGCAAAGCTGGTAAGGTCTCTTTTAAATGCATCTCTTTATATGCATGACCATGTTGTACACTTTTACCATTTACACGGACTTGACTGGGTGGATGTAGTATCGGCACTCAGTGCAGATCCTGCAAAAGCGTCCAAACTGGCATTCAAATACTCTGATATGCCAATTGCAACCGGTACAGATGAACTTACTGCTGTCCAAAAAAGAGTGAAAGAATTTGTTGATAAAGGTCAACTTGGGCCGTTTGCCAATGCATATTGGGGGAATGGTACCTATAAATTCTCTCCGGAGCAAAACCTTATTGCACTCTCACACTATCTTAAGGCACTTGAAGTACAGCGTGTAGCAGCACAGATGTTTGCTATTTTTGGTGCGAAGCAGCCACATCCTCAAAGTCTTGTGGTGGGCGGGGTTACCTGTGTCCGTGATATCTTGAGTCCGACACGCTTATCGCAGTGGAGAGAAAAATATAAGATCGTAAAGGATTTTATCGACCGTGCCTATCAGGCAGATATCGTGATGGCTGCAGATGCATACGGAAGTGAAGAGACCGTATTGGGTGGTCTGGGAGTTAAAAACTTCCTGGCGGCTGATGAATTTGTACTTAACCGTACAGAGTATCTTTTCCAAGGCGGGTACATTAAAGACGGTGATCTCAGTCAAGTATTTGATATCGATGAAACGAAGATCGAGGAAGATGTGACACACGCATGGTATAAAGGGAATAATCCTCTTCATCCATATGATGGCGTTACGGATCCTGATTATACCGGTTTCATAGATGGTGATACGGTAAACGGTGAAGCAAAGATCATCAATGAAAATGAAAAATATACTTGGGTCAAAGCCCCAAGATACGGCACTGATGCGGTGGAAGTAGGTCCTCTGTCTTGTCTCCTTGTAAATTATGCCAGAGGCAATGAAAAGGTCCAGGCTGAAGTCAATGCATTTTTAAAGCACACCGGATTGCCGTTAGAAGCTCTTTTCACGACATTGGGACGTACTGCGGCGCGTATGCTGCAGACCAAACTGATCTCAGATAATGCCATTACCATATTTGATTCTTTGGTTGAAAATGTCAAAACAGATGAGAGCACCTACACTAAATTTGAGATCAACCCATCCATAGAGTATACGGGGCGTTTTATCGGTGAAGTACCTCGCGGTGTGCTCAGTCACTGGGTACGGATAAAAGACGGTGTGATCGAAAATTATCAAGCAGTAGTGCCTACCACATGGAATGCGGGACCAATGGATGCCAATGGAACGATAGGGCCGTATGAAGCATCTCTTGTAGGATTGAAACTTGAAGATCCTACTAAACCGCTTGAAGTAATCAGAGTGATTCACTCTTTTGATCCGTGTATGTCATGTGCTGTACATGTAATAGATATGAAAGGTACAGAGATCAGTGAATTTAAAGTAAATCCTATAAGCAGCGGAGCAACTTGTTAG
- the cybH gene encoding Ni/Fe-hydrogenase, b-type cytochrome subunit: MGKPEEEIVEHPSFVYSSINRILHWIRAIVIIGLIVTGFYIAEPFLTSQGSTDKLLYAEWTKWHLILGFILIASGILRIYLFFFGKDTKGELGSLKDLFSLKSWITQLKAYFFIGELKKKGFYGPLQFLTYTAIMVLVVLASLTGLILYVHVYHLGIGGWLYEPMRVLEVWMGGLANVRYIHHITVWGYLIFLPIHIYLVIWSAIRFKHGAMDVMFTGYDYHLRKEKLEKEKEKVEKEKK, from the coding sequence ATGGGAAAACCGGAAGAAGAAATTGTAGAGCATCCCAGTTTTGTCTACAGCAGCATCAATAGAATTTTACATTGGATACGGGCCATAGTTATCATAGGATTGATTGTAACAGGTTTTTATATCGCTGAGCCATTTCTGACATCTCAAGGCTCAACGGATAAACTTCTTTATGCAGAGTGGACCAAATGGCATTTAATCTTAGGGTTTATCCTTATAGCTTCAGGAATACTCCGAATCTATCTTTTCTTTTTTGGAAAAGATACGAAAGGTGAATTGGGTTCACTTAAAGATCTATTTAGTCTAAAATCCTGGATCACTCAGTTAAAAGCTTACTTCTTTATCGGTGAATTAAAGAAAAAAGGGTTTTACGGGCCGTTACAGTTTCTAACCTATACTGCCATAATGGTCTTGGTGGTCTTAGCTTCCCTTACGGGGTTGATACTCTATGTACATGTGTATCACTTAGGTATAGGTGGTTGGTTATATGAACCTATGCGTGTTTTAGAAGTATGGATGGGAGGACTTGCCAATGTACGTTATATCCATCATATCACTGTGTGGGGCTATTTGATCTTCTTACCTATTCATATTTATCTGGTCATTTGGTCTGCCATACGCTTTAAACATGGTGCGATGGATGTGATGTTTACAGGATATGATTATCATTTAAGAAAAGAGAAACTGGAAAAAGAAAAAGAAAAAGTTGAAAAAGAGAAAAAGTGA
- a CDS encoding HyaD/HybD family hydrogenase maturation endopeptidase yields MKILILGIGNLLFGDEGIGVHFIKYIEEKYQFDGEHQIDTIDGGTLAQRLIPIIVEYDHLIIIDTINAPGVQAGEVYFFNFDAVPDNVDWQGSAHEVEMLQTLNMMDMTGDRPPTMIMGVVPTIIEITEFSLSEGVAEAVPLMEKTLLEYLKKMNVNAIKKADVNIQSILPNSFRSHDAYSV; encoded by the coding sequence GTGAAAATATTAATATTGGGTATTGGTAACCTGCTGTTCGGTGATGAAGGCATAGGTGTCCATTTTATAAAATATATAGAAGAAAAATATCAATTTGATGGAGAACATCAGATTGATACTATAGACGGCGGGACACTTGCCCAGAGGCTTATCCCTATCATTGTAGAGTATGACCATCTGATCATTATTGATACGATCAATGCACCAGGCGTTCAAGCAGGTGAAGTCTATTTCTTTAATTTTGATGCAGTACCTGATAATGTAGATTGGCAAGGCAGTGCGCATGAAGTTGAGATGCTTCAGACACTAAATATGATGGATATGACCGGAGATCGTCCGCCGACAATGATCATGGGTGTGGTACCGACCATTATAGAGATAACAGAGTTCTCTCTTTCTGAAGGTGTTGCTGAGGCTGTACCTTTAATGGAAAAAACGCTCTTGGAGTATCTAAAAAAAATGAATGTGAATGCAATCAAAAAAGCTGACGTCAATATACAGTCCATACTTCCAAACTCTTTTAGGAGCCATGATGCATATAGCGTTTAA